A region from the Triticum aestivum cultivar Chinese Spring chromosome 3D, IWGSC CS RefSeq v2.1, whole genome shotgun sequence genome encodes:
- the LOC123078809 gene encoding ras-related protein Rab7, translated as MSTSRRRTLLKVIVLGDSGVGKTSLMNQYVHNKFSQQYKATIGADFVTKEVLIEDRLVTLQIWDTAGQERFQSLGVAFYRGADCCVLVYDVNVNKSFDTLNTWHDEFLNQASPSDPKTFPFILLGNKIDVDGGKSRVVSEKKAMEWCSSKGNIPYYETSAKEDYNVDEAFLSVAKLALEHERDQDIYFQTVADPVPETEQRGGCAC; from the exons TGTCGACCTCGCGCAGGAGGACCCTCCTCAAGGTCATCGTCCTGGGCGACAGCGG GGTCGGGAAGACGTCGCTCATGAACCA ATATGTTCACAACAAGTTTAGTCAGCAGTACAAAGCTACCATTGGTGCGGATTTCGTCACCAAGGAGGTCCTCATTGAAGACAGGCTTGTCACATTGCAG ATCTGGGACACGGCCGGGCAGGAGAGATTCCAGAGTCTTGGTGTCGCATTCTACAGAGGGGCAGACTGTTGTGTGCTTGTTTATGATGTCAATGTTAACAAGTCATTTGATACGCTCAACACATGGCATGATGAGTTCCTCAATCAG GCTAGCCCCTCAGATCCCAAAACATTCCCATTCATCCTACTTGGGAACAAGATTGACGTAGATGGTGGCAAAAGCAGAGTG GTTTCTGAGAAAAAAGCAATGGAGTGGTGTTCTTCAAAAGGGAATATTCCTTATTATGAAACTTCTGCAAAAGAAGACTACAACGTCGATGAAGCATTTTTGTCTGTTGCAAAGCTTGCTCTAGAGCATGAGCGTGATCAGGACAT CTACTTCCAAACAGTCGCAGATCCTGTCCCCGAGACTGAACAGAGAGGCGGGTGTGCATGCTAG